One genomic window of Effusibacillus lacus includes the following:
- the cimA gene encoding citramalate synthase, whose protein sequence is MEKVLIYDTTLRDGTQGEGISLSVEDKLKIALRLDQFGVHYIEGGWPGSNPKDMEFFQKAKELPLTTSKITAFGSTRRHGVTADQDENLQRLLESGVSTVTIFGKTWDFQVTHALNTTLEENLDMIFESVQFLKSHGLEVIFDAEHFFDGYKANPAYALKTLRKAEEGGADWIVLCDTNGGTLPHEIETIVVAVKQTLTTPIGVHCHNDSECAVANTLAAVRAGARQVQGTMNGYGERCGNANLVSVIPNLQVKLGYTCVKKEQLGSLTSLSRYIHEIANVVPPNNQPFVGMSAFAHKGGMHVSAVLKSPETYEHLAPERVGNTRRVLVSELSGQSNLLYKAQELNIDLDKSNPACKRIIQNIKEMEHEGYQYEGAEASFELLLREGLGEVIEAFTIEFFNILVEKTANWQIKTMAVVKVRVFDEVVLEAAEGNGPVNAFDNALRKALESFYPEIKHMHLSDYKVRVLDGGGATAAKVKVLIESSNGKDKWSTVGVSTNIIEASWQALSDSFRYFLLKQKGNMVECVKAEVK, encoded by the coding sequence TTGGAAAAGGTGTTGATTTACGATACGACTTTGCGGGACGGAACCCAGGGGGAAGGAATCAGCTTGTCCGTGGAAGATAAGCTGAAAATCGCACTCCGCCTTGACCAATTCGGCGTTCACTATATCGAGGGCGGCTGGCCGGGAAGCAATCCAAAGGACATGGAGTTTTTTCAAAAGGCGAAAGAGCTCCCCCTGACCACTTCCAAGATCACTGCGTTTGGAAGCACGAGAAGACATGGCGTTACAGCAGATCAGGACGAAAATCTTCAAAGACTTTTGGAAAGCGGCGTAAGCACCGTGACGATTTTTGGGAAAACATGGGATTTTCAGGTCACTCATGCCCTAAACACCACATTGGAAGAAAATCTTGACATGATCTTTGAGTCGGTTCAATTTTTAAAATCGCATGGGTTGGAAGTTATTTTTGACGCGGAACATTTCTTTGACGGCTATAAGGCCAATCCTGCTTATGCGTTGAAAACGTTGAGAAAGGCCGAGGAAGGGGGAGCCGATTGGATTGTTCTCTGTGACACCAATGGCGGAACACTCCCACATGAGATTGAGACGATCGTGGTGGCGGTGAAACAAACGTTGACAACCCCAATTGGTGTGCATTGCCATAATGATTCGGAATGCGCTGTTGCCAATACGCTAGCAGCCGTCAGAGCAGGGGCAAGACAGGTACAGGGAACCATGAATGGCTATGGGGAACGGTGCGGGAATGCCAATTTGGTTTCGGTGATTCCGAACCTTCAAGTAAAGCTGGGCTATACCTGTGTGAAAAAAGAACAGCTCGGTTCATTGACTTCCCTATCCCGATACATCCATGAAATCGCGAATGTTGTGCCTCCCAATAACCAGCCCTTCGTGGGAATGAGTGCGTTTGCCCATAAAGGAGGCATGCATGTCAGTGCTGTCTTGAAGTCTCCGGAAACCTATGAGCATCTGGCTCCCGAACGGGTGGGGAACACTCGGAGAGTTCTTGTATCCGAATTATCGGGTCAAAGCAATCTTCTCTATAAGGCTCAAGAATTGAACATCGATTTGGACAAATCCAATCCTGCTTGTAAGCGCATCATTCAAAACATCAAAGAAATGGAGCATGAAGGGTATCAGTACGAAGGAGCAGAAGCATCGTTTGAATTGCTGTTGCGGGAAGGATTGGGGGAGGTAATTGAGGCCTTTACGATCGAGTTTTTTAACATTCTTGTGGAGAAAACGGCAAATTGGCAGATCAAAACTATGGCGGTCGTGAAGGTGCGTGTATTCGATGAAGTTGTACTGGAGGCCGCTGAGGGAAACGGTCCTGTCAACGCCTTCGACAATGCTCTGCGCAAAGCTTTGGAGTCGTTCTACCCCGAAATCAAGCACATGCATCTTTCGGATTATAAGGTTCGGGTTCTTGATGGAGGAGGAGCAACCGCTGCCAAAGTAAAGGTGTTGATTGAATCGTCCAACGGGAAAGACAAGTGGAGCACCGTGGGAGTATCCACCAACATAATTGAAGCAAGCTGGCAGGCGTTGTCTGATAGCTTTCGCTATTTTTTGCTCAAGCAGAAAGGCAATATGGTGGAATGCGTGAAAGCAGAAGTGAAGTAG
- a CDS encoding helix-turn-helix domain-containing protein: MLERSYYLAGHSHMITADPLPAHVWSDSGSIIKKAAFSTNTLMDIKKMSDQIEKQELTEPLVQYRGNISKTAEKLGISRTTLYRKLREYQLK; encoded by the coding sequence ATGCTCGAACGTTCCTATTATCTTGCCGGGCATTCTCATATGATTACAGCGGATCCCCTGCCGGCACATGTTTGGAGTGATTCCGGAAGCATTATCAAAAAAGCGGCTTTTTCAACCAACACCCTTATGGACATCAAAAAAATGAGCGATCAGATTGAGAAACAGGAACTCACGGAACCGCTTGTACAATATCGCGGAAATATCAGTAAGACCGCGGAAAAACTAGGGATTTCACGCACCACCCTTTATCGAAAACTTAGGGAATACCAGTTAAAGTAA